In Cryptococcus neoformans var. neoformans B-3501A chromosome 11, whole genome shotgun sequence, the genomic window CGCGGAACAGAGTCCACATCAGGTTTCGGGCGTATCAAGCTGAAACCCAGGCCATCTTGACGGGCAATCTCGTTGATCCCGTGGTTCGTGATGGACCAAAAGTACTGCGTCGGGTATTCTAAAAACGAATCAGGGGGATCCGATCAGCTTGACGACCGAACCGGGTCAAGAGAAACGGGACGCCGGGTCAAGCGAAACAGGACGCACTGTGTTTGCTGATCATATGCAGCCGTCTATTCTTTGGGTTCGTGAACACCTTGCCGCACTGGTCGGGTGGCAGGAAACATTCAAACTGGTGGATCCACAGGTCAGCGGCATCCCAGACGCCGAGCGGAGACACGCACAATCTTTTCGCCATTCTTCTGCCGTTCCCTCGCAAGCGGATCATGCGTTTCTGTATAATGCTGCACGGTGGGTGTCAGTGGCAGCCACGGAAACAAGACGGCAGCGTACGAGGTCAAGCAGCCGTTGTTCGGGAAAGACTTTTAAACACTCTCTCCACTTGCTGGCGGACCCCTTCTGCGCGACAAAGCCTTCCGGCACATGCTCTGGGTGTTCGTCCCTGACGCGGACGGCGGCGGTGCACACCCACCGATGGAAGATGTCGTGGTGGCGGCCGAGGTGGTAGGGGGACTGGCAGTGCGTGTGGCGGACGTGGCACGTGGGCGGGAGCGTGCACGTGTACGGGCGCGGTGTGGGCAGGTGGGAGAGTTTGGCcgggggggagggggagggggagggNNNNNNNNNNNNNNNNNNNNNNNNNNNNNNNNNNNNNNNNNNNNNNNNNNNNNNNNNNNNNNNNNNNNNNNNNNNNNNNNNNNNNNNNNNNNNNNNNNNNGGGAGGGGGGGGTGTCTCTGTATCGCTTGAGGGACATGGCGCCGTGGGGGCCAAGGTGACGGACTGTTTACACAGATAGGCCGCGCCGCCACACGCTGCAAACGCCGTAAGCCCGCGGTGCGTGTCATCGGCCCTCCCCGAATGCAGCGGGCGCCAGCACACATACAACACACCACCGCTCTCCCTGCATCCACCCAGCGAACCCCCCGCAATGTCCACCGTCGCAGAGCTTTGTCCAGTCTACGCACCCTTCTTCGGCGCCATGGGCTGCACCTCCGCCATCGTATTCACCTGTATCGGCGCAGCGTACGTCCACCGTCACTCCCTCCGCGACACCGCCCATGCCTGATGCCTGACCACCACACAGCTACGGCACCGCCAAGTCTGGCGTCGGAATCTCCGCCATGGCCGTCCTCCGGCCAGACCTCATGATGAAGTGTGCCATCCCTGTCGTTATGGCTGGTATCATCGGTATCGTACGTCACCGCTGCTGAAAGTGCACGCACACCGCTGACTCGAGCGAACAGTACGGTCTCGTCGTCTCTGTCCTCATTTCCGGTAACCGTAAGTCTGCCCGCAAACAGTGGTAAAGCCGGACAAAGGGTCGTTTGCTGATAATGGCCCGTCTCCATCTCTAATCCTTTTCGCCGTCTGTAACAATCACACCCGCCGTCCTGTCCATCAACCCACGCTCCTTGCGATTGCCCTTCTTATCGGCACGTCTCCCCCCGGCCTTCATCTTTCGCAGTCGCCTCCCCCATGCCCCTCTACACCGGCTTTATCCAACTCGGCGCCGGTCTCTCTGTCGGTCTCGCCGGTCTCGCCGCCGGCTTTGCCATCGGTATCGTCGGTGATGCCGGTGTCAGGGGTACGGCCCAGCAGCCTAGGTTGTTTGTCgggatggtgagttttATTTCAAGAGTAAGGAGCAAAGACTGGGAGCTAAGCACACGCACTGCTACACAGATCCTTATCCTCATTTTCGCCGAAGTTCTTGGTCTTTACGGGCTCATCGTCGCGCTCATCTTGAACACCAACTCTGCTGTTGACTATACCGTACGTCTAGGTTCTACTTTGGTTCAAGTTTGAGGAATGCCCCGCTGACCCGGTACCGTTTTGTAGTGTTCTATCGCAGCTTAAACACACActcgtcttcatccccCACACCCCTTTCGCTGATTTTAGACCGCCGACCTGTTGATTTTtttctctcatctttcttgcATTTCAAAGTTGAATATAtgaaaaaaagatgaaTTATGAATAAGATGTACCCCAAAACATCCACATTTATGACCCAATAAATCCATTCATTACATTcccatccacctcttcacctccccttcatcccatCCTGGATAGCCttgatcatcttcccacCCAACTTGGTCGCCTCGTCAAACCTCGGCGCGAAGAAATTAGACGTCTCCTCAAATCTCCGTCTGTACCAATCAAAGTTGCCTACGTCTACACATTCACTCCATCCCCTCGCAGCGACGACAAACTCGACGTCGTCAGGACGGTGGACGCGGTCGGCGAGCGCGGCGCGGAGGGCGGCAGAAAGGAGAGCAGGCGAGCGGAAAAGGTACTCGGCGACACCTACGTATTATTAgcaaaaataaaaataaacAGTGACTCTAGAAATAAAAAAACATACCAATCCAGAGCATAAACACCGGCGTACCAGCTACATCCAAATGCTCATACGGCCGTATCCCCAGCTTTGCCCAACAATCCACCATTGCCAAAAGACTCAAATGGCTATTCGGGCTCTCCCTCGGCTGCGCCCCCGACGTCGTCTTCCCCAACGAAAACTGATCAAGCACATCTTCACTCAGTAATATCGGCGCACGGGCCTCATCACCCTCCcccgcttcttcccctcttctccacccaaacacctccttcctcgcgCACCATACACGGTCTTCCAACTCCTCGCCCCGGCCTTCCAC contains:
- a CDS encoding hypothetical protein (Match to ESTs gb|CF190866.1|CF190866, gb|CF190865.1|CF190865, gb|CF185363.1|CF185363; HMMPfam hit to ATP-synt_C, ATP synthase subunit C, score: 144.5, E(): 2.4e-40); this translates as MSTVAELCPVYAPFFGAMGCTSAIVFTCIGAAYGTAKSGVGISAMAVLRPDLMMKCAIPVVMAGIIGIYGLVVSVLISGNLASPMPLYTGFIQLGAGLSVGLAGLAAGFAIGIVGDAGVRGTAQQPRLFVGMILILIFAEVLGLYGLIVALILNTNSAVDYTCSIAA